In the genome of Arachis stenosperma cultivar V10309 chromosome 6, arast.V10309.gnm1.PFL2, whole genome shotgun sequence, the window tgaaatttgaaattagatCATTTGCTATGAGCCAGTATTGTTCTAGCAAGGGATCTTTTACCTGGAATTCTCCTCGGATTTGTTGGACCACCAGGAGGGAATCGCAATGTGCCGTTAAGTTCGTCGCTTTGTGGCTTAGGGCGAGCTTGAGTCCCGCTATTAGGGCTTCATACTCGGCCTGATTGTTGCTTGCCGAGAAGTGAAACTGGAGGGCTTGCTCGGCTACCACCTTATTTCCCTCCTTTAAGATTATGCCAGCCCCGCTCCCTTCTCGGCTTGACGCCCCATCCACGTGTAACTCCCATGTTTCAATGTGATCGTCTGGGGTCATTTCCGTGATGAAGTCGGCGAGAACTTGTGCCTTGAGGGCCGATCTAGTCTGAAACTGAATATCGAACTCTGAGAGTTCAATTGACCATTTGGTCAATCGTCCTGCCAATTCTGGTTTTGTTAATATTTGCCTCAATGGGTGATTTGTTCTTACTACTATTGTGTGGCTTTGAAAATAGTGTCTTAGTCTTCTTGCCGTGACCACGAGTGCCAGGGCGAGCTGCTCTATCTTCGGGTACCTTTGTTCCGTTGGTTGCATTATTCTGCTGACGAAGTATACTGGCTGTTGAATCCTTCCTGTCTCAATGACGAGGGCCGAGCTTATGGAATGATTGGAAACGAATAGGTATAGATATAGAGGCTTGCCGACCTCAGGTCTTTGTAATACGGGAGGTGATGATAGAAGGGTCTTAAGTTCGGCGAACGCCGTCTCGCACTCTGGTGTCCATTGAAACTGTTTGTTTTTTAAGATCGTCTGGAAGAATAGATGTGACCGACTTGATACCGCGGGTAAGAATCGGGAGAGAGCGGCTATCCTTCCTGCTAGTTGCTGTACTTCCTTTATCGTCTTGGGGCTTGTCATGTTGAGTATAGCATTGCATTTCTCAGGGTTTGCTTCGATTCCTCTGGAAGTCAACATAAATCCTAGGAATTTTCCTCCTTGGACTCCAAAAGCGCATTTTTCTGGATTCAATCTCATATTGTATGCTCGGATTTGTTCAAATATTTCCTTGAGGTCGTCGCAGTGTGACCGATCTTTAGTGGACTTGGCGACCATATCGTCCACATAGATCTCGATGTTCCGACCTATTTGGTGTCGGAATACTTTGTCCATCAGACGCTGGTAGGTTGCACCTGCATTCTTTAGGCCAAATGGCATAACTCTATAACAGAAATTACCATGTTCAGTTATAAATGCTGTTTTGCTTTGGTCATCTGGATGCATTAGAATCTGGTTGTACccagagtatgcatccatgaagctcAAGCTGTTAAAACCTGAGGCGTTGTCTACAAGTTTATCGATGCATGGCAGGGGGTAAGCATCCTTAGGACATGCTTTGTTCAAATCTGAAAAGTCGACGCACATGCGCCACTTACCTGAATTTTTCCTTACCATTACTACGTTTGAGAGCCATGTGGTGAAGCGGATTTCTTTGATGAAGTTGGCTTTGAGGAGTTTCTCTGTTTCTTCTAAGGCCGCCTTTGATTTCTCGATGCCGAGGTTTCGCTTCTTCTGGGCTATAGGTCGGCTTGTCTTGTTCGTGGCTAGCTTGTGGCAGATGATATTTGGGCTAATGCCAGACATATCTGCCGGGGTCCAAGCGAACAAGTCAGCGTAGTCTTGTAGTAACTTTATCAATTCCGATCTCTGTTGTCCTCTTAGTGCTTGGCCGATGTAAGTTACCTGTCCCGGAACTTGAGTTAGCTGGATTTTGTGTAGCTCATCTGCTGGTTGAGATCTTTCCTGGGTATCCCCTCGAGGATCAAGTTCGGCCAGGGACAAGATTTCTGAGCCATTTATTGAATGGACCTCCCTTTGTTTGTGGCTTACGTCCGATCTTTTTAAGCTAGCGTTGTAGCATTGCTGAGCTTGTTGTCGATCAGAATGTATTGTCGCTATCTTGTTATCTTGCGCCTGAAACTTAACACACAGATGATAAGTAGATACGACTGCCCTGAACATATTCAGAGCAGGTCGTCTGAGGATAATATTGTAGGGGCTGGGGCAATCAACTATTAGGTATTGTATGTCTAAGGTTTTTGATAATGGGTTGTTTCCCATCGTCGTCCTTAGCCATATGTAACCTTTGATTGGTACTCTCTCGCCAGAGAATCCTACTAATTCTCCGGACGAGGGTTGTATTAGTTTTTCAGATAGATTCATTTTTAAGAAAGTAGAATGAAAAAGAACATCTGCACTACTACCTGGGTCCAAAAGGACTTTTCTTACCAGAAGGTCGCCTGTTTGAATGGAAATTACTACTGGGTCGTCTGTGTGAGGGGCGGCCGAGCATATATCAGCTTGGTTAAAAGTGATTTCTAGGTCCTGAATATCTTTGTTGTTTGGCGGTGTTGTTCCTTCGATTGCTAACATCGCACGATAGCTCCGCTTCCGTGCTGAATTTGTTTCGCCGCCTCCTGCGAATCCTCCAGATATGCAGTTTATAACCCCCTTAGGTGGGTTGTTGTTCAGCCATTTGTTGGTTTCTTTGCTGGCCGAGGTTTGATGATGTTCTTCTCTGTTGCTTTCCCTGTGTTTTCGCCCTTCGATGTACTTGTCCAAGAGGCCCTGTCGTGCTAATCTTTCCAAGAGATCTTTGGCTATCACGCATTCGTCGGTTGTATGACCATATTTCTGGTGGAAGGCACAGTGCTTGCTTTTGTCGACAAATCGCTGATCTTGGTAGCTTCCCGCTCTGGTTGGTGGCTTTATAATCTTGGCATTAAGTATTTCTTTGattatcttctctctcttcgtATTGAATCTGGTGTAGTTATCGAATTTTGGGGTGAGCTTGAATGGTTTGCCGAGGTCTCTAGTGTTCGCCGATCTGGGGGGCCTGTCGTCCTCTTTTCTTGGTCTCCTTTCGGTTTTGTCGGCCTCTCGGAGTTCTTCGATCTCCATTTGTCCTGCTGCCCTTTCTCGGAATTCGTCCAGTGTTTTTGGCTTTGTAACCGCGATTATTTCTCTGAATTTTCCGGGCCTGAGTCCGGCTTTGAGGGCATGTAGGTGGACGGCAGGGTTTAAGTCAGGTATTTCCATGGTGGCATCTGTGAACCTGGTCATGTAATCTTTTAAGCTTTCCTGTGGGCCCTGGCGGATGGTGCTTAGATAGTCTGATCCATGTACATAGATCCGAGCTGCTGCAAAGTAGTCGATGAAAGACCTAGCCAGATCTTCGAAGGAAGCGATTGATCCTGCAGAcaattttgaaaactaaagtAGGGCAGCCCCATCTAGATAAGTAGAAAAAACTCTGCAAAGCACAGGATCGTTATTAGGTCCGTTAAAAAACATCATAGATTGAAATTTCTTAATGTGAGCCCGGGGGTCACCAATCCCCTTATACGGCTCAAGAGAGGAAGGGAGTGTGAAATGCTTTGGCATTTGGAAATTCGTGATTTCCTCAGAAAACGGGTTGTCCAAGGTCAGCTTCTCCTTAGGGGGGTTGACACCTATGAGTTCGGCTCCGCCTTGGGTGGAACCTTTGGAGTTGCCTTCCTCTTGTTTGCTGCTCTGGGTGGATAGCTCAGCTAGTCTCTTGACTTCCGCTTGCAGTTCGGCCATCTGGGCCATAAGTTCGGCCTAACTGGGTACTTGAATTCCGTTGTCGGCCATGTCACGAGCTTGATGAACCCTGcgtagaagaagaaaataaaaaaggggaagTGGTAATAGAGTGGGGTTAGTTTTCGtggccccacggtgggcgccaaatGTTCCGTCTGTGGTGACCGAGATCAACGATCCTTGGGCGAACACTTGGATATGTGGTTGAACTATACGTCGTCCAAGTGTGGGTGTGAGTTTGGCCTCGGTCCTCTGAAACACGGCGGTGGGAGTACCTGCACAAagcactccgacgctcaagtaaGTGGGTGAATAATTAGTGAGTAAAGAGTAATAACTAGAAGTGAATTTGGAACCTGAGTCTTTCTGAATCAGAGGGGTCAGATTTACAGGCGTTTTGGGTTTGTTAGTGAGCTTTTGTTAGTTCCGATATTCCTGGCCAGTGCCGTTATGGATATCTTTTAGAGTTTGTTTGTTCTGTTTTACTTGCTTCCGACCTTTAAGGTCAGTCCGTAACTGAACTCCAATGCCAATTATGGCGTGGTACACATCAAGaagtatttaaaaaataatgtagGAATTAATATATCTGGACAAACAATCAAACAGCAATGACCTGGTTAAATTATCACCCTCCATGCAAGACAATATAATTCAACGACACCGCCGCATTTTCATCTACAACTTAACAGTTTTAGGGATGTCAGTTTTGCGAATATTATACCTGACATTGACTTGCATCTTGTGGTTAAATTATTTGACAACCGAAATGACACATAAAGAGTTTAAAAGAAAACTCACCTGAAGTTGCAGAAGTAGTAGAACCTTTTATATCCCCTTTGTGATTATCCTTTGAACTTCTTCCAGATGCTCAAGATTTGTGATTTACATCTTTAGCTGGTTGAAAACCAGATGACATGTCTGTCCCTCCTTCGTGTTTCTGCCTGGCTTGCTCCACCATAAGTTGCCACTTCAAGAGAATGTCGTCTCTCCCAAGTCACAGCTCACTAAACCAAACAAACAACTAAAATATCATGGTCAACCAAAGATCAAAAGGGTTTTAGTGGGGAAAACAATAAGTTATCTTTAATTCTAGACTTCTTGTCCTTTAACACATCCTGTTCTTCAATGTTGTATTAAGCGTACCTTCCCCATAGGGAGAAAAATCACAATTGTTTTAATCTTCTCGTGGATACttaatttcatataaaaaagaaCTCAATAaacaaccaaaaataaaataacataaaagaggAAGCAGAAATGACTGTTCTCTTAGAACTGACTTACAAGAAGATTGAAATATGAATAAGGACAGCAAAAAAAACCATAGCTATCAAACAATTTAATTACTGAATATCATCACTAAGAGAACACATATTATGTACATATACATTTAATATAGCGTTGGTACTACAGGTGCATACCGCATATTAACAATCATAATTGGACAGTATTTAATCCACAAAAGTTAAGCCACTGCATTAGTCAAGATCAAGTATATCACTCTCAAACGAGACAGTAGGAACTAGTTGACCCATTCCAGAAGGGGAAGCAGAAATGAGTGATGTTAAGGCCAGTAGATGTTGTAGGTGCCATACTTCTGGATGCTGGAACGCCCCTTGAGAATTCGTCCTTTATAGTTCCTTGATTGGCACCTCCTGGTTCAATTTGTGCAGAATTACCAGAACGCAATCCATGCATTTTAGAAATATTCTGCCTATGTCGCTGCTCAGTGGGTAATTCACTAAGTTCCTTTTTTACATAACCAGATGACAATAGCCCTGAATTTTGATCTTTGTTTGATGGTGGTTGCCATGCATTTGGAGTTTGTTGGGATGATGGATTGTTTAACAGAGCAACAGATTCACCTGGCAGACTCTTGGGATCATTGGAAGTGTTCTACCATTCAAGTTTTGGCATACCAATGAAGCCTTGTGTTGTCCCACCTAAGTGATTTGGATAAGTGCTTTGAGGCGGAAATTGATACATATGTGACTCATATGGTGGTGGTCTGATAGATGAAGCAGTACTACTAGTTGGCCCTGAAAAAAGGCTTATAATTACCACCACTACTACCATATGCTGATGGGAAATGTAGATACTGCTGCTGTGGCTGCTTATTGCCCCTGTATGTGAAGAGATCATCTTTCTGCTTCCTGATTAACAGTGTTGGAATTGGAATATGCCAACTGGCTCGGTTGCAAACCCTGAGTTTCCATTCTAACATCCAATTCTTGATATTTTCTAGCATTGTTCTCCATAGTTTGGACAGCTGAATAAGTCATATGAGATTGGTCTGCAGCAGCATTCATACTTCACTGATGAAGCGGAGCTAAAGCATGCGGATCATTTAATTGCCTTGCACCTAAGCCAACAGTGGGCATCCGAACAGGGTGCTGCTGCTCCACAGGTCCTTGGTTGGGCCTCATCTGTAACAGCTGAATAGAATAATGAATCTTAGCATGATATCAACATATATATTTCGACCTGTAAAACTCATCCATAACAAGAATTAAACTTGTTCTCAACCTACCTGTGCTTGTATTTTTGCCATTGCTAATCTAAGCATCTGGTCCCCTACAATACCTTTCATAAGCTGCACAAAACTGTCTTTTGCTATTTCGTCTTTCTATAACACACAATAAATTCACAAAACAGAAAGTGAGTAGCATGGGATATCTGTTCCTAAGTTGATCATATCCGATCAACACAAAACTGACTTTAGCAAAGAAAAGAGACAACGTTCCCACTACCAAAGGACCAGGTAGTGAGATTATTTAGAGGAACCCACCTTCAATTTACTAAATAGAGTTTGAAGTTGCATGGCTCGGTCTTTGGGAAGTTGAGGTATCAAGATAGGTAGAAACATGCCAAACGGTACCTGTTTTTGACGATTAATTTGGCCTCCTCGCTGCTCATTGACTGTAGCCTGTTGATTTCTTATTTGCTGCAACTTTGCATACTGCTGAGATTCGCTGCTGGGATTAAGTGTTTTGGCTACCTCATTATTAGGAACAGGATCTTTTCCCAAATTTTGAATTCCAACTGTCTGAGAATTTTGAAGAGAAGCTTGTACAGGGTATGGTAGGTGACGTTCATCTTGAGACTGCTTTTGTGATAGAGGAGGATTATTTACATTTTGAGAAGCAACATGCTGTGGCAAAGGAGGGTTATTTACATTATGAGAAGCAACATCCTGTGATAAAGGAGGATTATTTACACTATCCTTGTTAGGATTTACAATCTCCCCATTGACAACTTGATAATCAGGGTGAACACGCGAAAAGTCGATACCCGGAGCCAGATGATGCACTTGCTCCATGATGTTCCTGTGTGCTCTCTCCTTTGCTTCAGGGACGCAACATCCTAGATGTTTGACCTCTGCCTCCAACTGCTCAATTCTCCTTCTTGATGCTGTTTCCTTCTCCCTTAACTGTGACTTCTCCTTATCAGCCTCCTTCAGCTTGTTTTCCATATTACTAATCTTGGCGGTTAAAGTAACCTTCAATTCCTCCAAGGCAGCTCTCTCGTTTTCTTTTGACTCAAGGCGGATCTCCAATTCCTTAACTCGGCCTTCTAGCACCATCTGAGAGTTGGAGGTGATGGGTGGCTCTAAGTTGGGGCACACACCTTGGGCTTGAAAGTGTTTGGAGTACACATCGGACTCCACATCGGACTCCTCGATGGCGGGGAGCAGCACACCATTTTCAACCGGCTTCCCTTTGCCATCCAccattttttgcatttttggcTGAGGTGGATGCCCTAGATCAGCACCTGTGCCCACAAATGAATGCTTCTTTGAAGTTGGAGGTGGAAAGGCACTGCAGGCACCCCTAAAATTCCCAGTCTTAGGTGGAAGGATTTTGTCCACTGCAACACCTCCTGAGGCCATGTTAGCTGCAAGCAATATAGGAgaaagaaactcaagtcagaaAATAAACTATATTTTACTGGCTACATTGTCCATAGTAAGCACAGtaatcaaaattttaaacaatAGGAAAGTGGCCCTGGCAGATTATTAAGAGCATAATTAACACTCCCCTTCAGCAGTCAGCACCAAAGAGGCTGAGTAAAGgacattatatattttatttataaaaaaaagagtaaatatCGACAAATTGAAACATAAATATTAGCTATTTCATTCTATGTGAGACAATCTAATTAAACTGGAGTTCACTAcattcttgagtttttcttccTAGATTTTTTCCCTCTCTTACTAAGATATGGTATTATGGATGTGGTTTGGAAAATTGCtatatgcaaaattcacaaaacACTTGCAACTGAAATGATTGATAAACAATTCAACAATGAGAGAACTCACCTGGGCTTGCACAAATGTTGCTTCTGTTTCCATCAACAgcttctgaattttcaaaaaggATGGGGAACGCAAAACTTGGGGATGTCACTGGTGATTGTACTCTCTTTGCTCCTCTACCAACATTATTCTCCGATTGAACAACTTGCGGATTGGCTTTTGAACTGGCTGAACTAATGGTGTCTTCAACTTTAACATACAACTCTATGCACCGCAACTCAGAATTTGAGTCATGGTAACCAAACATCAACTGAATGTCTTGATCAGACTTAAGCCAAAAAACCTGACAGTCGGATGCTTGCGGACCAATTTTAACATGCAACCTATACGCCATTCGAGATATCTGCTTCCTTTCAAGTTCACCCATATTCCTCAATATCAGATTCTTCAACTCAAGCAGAGACTTTTGACGATGAATGCTCATCAACAAAGGCTCCGAACTTTGAAAGGGTCCATCTACAGTGTCTTCTACATATCCATTGGGATGAACAAGTATGAACACGGTCGAATAAAAATCCATTTGCCACTCTGAGCTCTTCTTCAGATTATATAGTGACCTGataaagtaaataattttttattcactaaataataataataataataataataataataataataataataataataataacctgTCTAATGGTGAGAGATTTCAGTAACATGCATAACATCCTAAGTGTCACTCAGGAAATTCATCGAACACATGGAGAGCATAATACCCAGTTGCAGAAAACTGAAATCAGGCTGAACAAAAATCGACATGggaaaaaataataacaataataacagtAACTGATCTTGAGAATGACGATATGAGGAATCGATGGAAAGTTTCGAAGAGCTCAGTTTTGCTGAAACTACAAAGAAGCAAGAAGCTGAAGCCTCAAACCTAACTTCATAACTAAGAAGGACTCTTTCTTTCTCCCGGATGAAGCTTTATTTTTTGTTGGAACTGGAATCCCATTTCGTTTACTCTAACAGCGAAAATCTGTTCAATTTCTTTCGGGCATAGATATGAATGGAGTcatttctttgaatttgtgttAACCAAAACGATCAGCTTCAAAGCAATGGTTGACCATTTtgtcctttttcttttccttttttggCATTGCTAGTGTGTAGAAAGAAAAGATACATGTAGAAGACAGATGTCACTTCCTTAGTTAAAGTTTTTGCAAAAGATAAGTACTCTAAAGCAGACAATGAGACATTTGCTGCAGTGTTTCAGTTGATGCAGAAGTTAGCCGTATGAATTAGTAGTATAGCCATGGTTAATTAATGTTTGGTTTTAGTGTTTAATATAAGGTGAATTATATGTTAAAAATGtaagtttataaatttttttttttatgaaatgaaagaaagattgaaaaagataggatttatattttaaataataataaaataataaaaaataaatataaaaaaattattttttttatatcattttaatCTATATAATAGAGTGTCtcttaatataattaatataaattttatatttttataaaaaaatttagaaaattagtaatttttttaacaatttgaTCAATATTTAGCTATCaacaaaaaagtaaataattttttattattaaatataatcttataccattaaaaatatttttaataatcaattaataattataaaacataaaatttgtTGATCCACTAGTACTCTTCTTTGTATAATACATATGTGAGCCAGGCTTAATATAATAGACGGGTGTTGGTCTTTTATGCATTGAGTCCAATATAAAtgtttatcttaaaaaaaaaactctaatGACTTTAAGACAAAactataatataatttaatgatttttctataaaatattaaaataaaaattaatcctATTAACGTTTAAAATTgcatgaataaaaaatattattaaataactaaaaatacttaactaataattattcaattgccttaactaaatttttagtatataattttttacttataattttttctcaaatttattgttttttatttttatcttatttgttaacttaactttttgttagattaatttttttactgttttttcaacatttaaattaaaattttatattaaaagttTTTTATAGTGATCGATCTCCAATAGCACCATAATAGTCTTAAAATCTTTTCATATTATAATTTAGAATAagtaaattaatttattttttaatttatatcattttttatttttctattttctatagCACTTCTTAAATATGTggcttttatatattaatattaacttagattatctttttaaacataaattttGTTAATGTACGAATATATAGCAAGATTTATTaggatttttttataaaaaaaaatattataaaataataatattagtaAAATGGTAAAGTGATGTTTTAAtcacttttaaatttataatatttaatatttgtgaatttcaCTATCTTAATCTAAAGATAATTAATAGTATAaattaactcttttttttttaagtgactaaataattaaaaaaaaaaatcaaatccaTATCATAATATCTCTTAAATCAAATGTTGCATATGTTTCTAGTACCTCTTGAAGCTTGTTTTTTAGCCAAGTTTAGTAAGCCATCCAAAACAATTATCTATACTAGATTTAGCTCCATGTGTTATGCAACaccaaaataaatttataatctTTTATATAAGAAttcatttaataaaaaaatttagaagtgaatgtaaaatttattttcgtAAGTTATTTAGAAATTGTATTTAATTAGCATTAACTGTATTAACTAATAATTACATTTAGGTGTCAAAAGTAACTATTTATACTATTATTCATTTACTCGATACCTTGTAGTTTATTGCAAATTAAATATTGCAAAACTCATGTCGATGCCTTTTAGAATTTCTTGATATCCTAAAGCCAtcatagtattttttttattaggcCAATATTATTTTTTGGGTACAAATTACGccaatattaatataaatatcaTAACTTGCaacataaacaaaaaaatacaacaaGCAACACTTCTATATATATTAGGCTCAACTGCTCGAAAATCAACATCTGTCTACTCGTGTTAAATCagacttatatatatatatatatatatatatatatatatattaaatttgcCCTGTTTATATTAAAGACTAATAAgagattaattaattattactttaatattattttatgtcAAACTGAACTGCTGCAAAAATTATTCTCTAAATTGAACATTAAAGGTGGCTGCTGCATTATTATTGTAGTGAAGACAACACCTGTCTTCTATACATGTAGAAGGATTTTTCTTTCTACACGCTAGTAaggccttttttttttttacaccaatttatataatttttttcttctgtttttgaagcagtaattttttaagaaaaaaattacactTACCTATTATGAGATTTTGTGAAATTTAAGTAATATTACATTTAATGTTTGGTAAAATATAACATTGTCAAATTCATTTATGAATTAATTGCTTGATTATTATACATATAACTTATCTAGTATTGtatctatttaaaaattttacatgAAGTAGAATTCGAACCAAAAACTTGAGTGATGgaaaataattttgtttcttgttatatattttttaatatattaataatcatatattatatttaattaatatatataatctaaaacattcaattaaatattattttatatttatttaatttttttattttatatttaatttttttgaaattatttttttaatgtacaaaattattaaaaaataataaattttattaaacatctataaaaaacaaacaaaaatattttattaatcataaaatacttttatgaaaataatagttaattaaatattttagattatattttaattaagaaatataatatatggttatgtaatatatttaaaagaaaagcataatATACAACAAGAAATAGTTTGATCTAATGGTAATTAAGTTGTTCTTCATCCCTAAAGTTTTTTGTTCAAATCTTACCTCATATATAATTCAATAGTATTCAACAAATAAatcttattaatttatatatttaaattttaataaatatacgCAAAATTTATTGTTATCTAAGTACtaacacaaaataataatatttgctGATAATgtaatattattctttttaaataGTCACAAACACACCACCGTAACAAAAGGATGACAACTAGTTGGTTTAATATaaacaactaaaaaaatagTCAAACTCATTACCTTAGCAATTCGCATTTTTACCGTCTTTTTCTAACAAAATTATTCATATATGAATAACAAATTCATACCAATATATGAAATTAGAGTTGATTTAATTCTAATATATATGTCATGAGTTGGGcaccaaaaaaatatatgtaatattCACTTTAATTTTACACCTTGCAGTGAGCGtcatatttaaaatttcaaaaataaagttaaTACATAACCAACGAAATTATCCTATTGTAGCATGAAGTGTTTGCAGTTTGCCTATGCAATTAGCGTTGCACCTGAGTGCTTGCCAACAAAACGAACTTGGGATTCACTACCATTCTTGTTCCATGATGTTACCATGTGATCTCTCCTTTGCTTCATGGACGCAACATTGGATGTGTTGGACGTTTGCATCCAAATTCCATAACATAGGTAACTTGGGGTGCACTATCCTTCTTAGGATTTACAATCTCTCCATTGACAACTCGATTAT includes:
- the LOC130935329 gene encoding uncharacterized protein LOC130935329, producing MDFYSTVFILVHPNGYVEDTVDGPFQSSEPLLMSIHRQKSLLELKNLILRNMGELERKQISRMAYRLHVKIGPQASDCQVFWLKSDQDIQLMFGYHDSNSELRCIELYVKVEDTISSASSKANPQVVQSENNVGRGAKRVQSPVTSPSFAFPILFENSEAVDGNRSNICASPANMASGGVAVDKILPPKTGNFRGACSAFPPPTSKKHSFVGTGADLGHPPQPKMQKMVDGKGKPVENGVLLPAIEESDVESDVYSKHFQAQGVCPNLEPPITSNSQMVLEGRVKELEIRLESKENERAALEELKVTLTAKISNMENKLKEADKEKSQLREKETASRRRIEQLEAEVKHLGCCVPEAKERAHRNIMEQVHHLAPGIDFSRVHPDYQVVNGEIVNPNKDSVNNPPLSQDVASHNVNNPPLPQHVASQNVNNPPLSQKQSQDERHLPYPVQASLQNSQTVGIQNLGKDPVPNNEVAKTLNPSSESQQYAKLQQIRNQQATVNEQRGGQINRQKQVPFGMFLPILIPQLPKDRAMQLQTLFSKLKKDEIAKDSFVQLMKGIVGDQMLRLAMAKIQAQLLQMRPNQGPVEQQHPVRMPTVGLGARQLNDPHALAPLHQ
- the LOC130934906 gene encoding uncharacterized protein LOC130934906, yielding MTRFTDATMEIPDLNPAVHLHALKAGLRPGKFREIIAVTKPKTLDEFRERAAGQMEIEELREADKTERRPRKEDDRPPRSANTRDLGKPFKLTPKFDNYTRFNTKREKIIKEILNAKIIKPPTRAGSYQDQRFVDKSKHCAFHQKYGHTTDECVIAKDLLERLARQGLLDKYIEGRKHRESNREEHHQTSASKETNKWLNNNPPKGVINCISGGFAGGGETNSARKRSYRAMLAIEGTTPPNNKDIQDLEITFNQADICSAAPHTDDPVVISIQTGDLLFQAQDNKIATIHSDRQQAQQCYNASLKRSDVSHKQREVHSINGSEILSLAELDPRGDTQERSQPADELHKIQLTQVPGQVTYIGQALRGQQRSELIKLLQDYADLFAWTPADMSGISPNIICHKLATNKTSRPIAQKKRNLGIEKSKAALEETEKLLKANFIKEIRFTTWLSNVVMVRKNSGKWRMCVDFSDLNKACPKDAYPLPCIDKLVDNASGFNSLSFMDAYSGYNQILMHPDDQSKTAFITEHGNFCYRVMPFGLKNAGATYQRLMDKVFRHQIGRNIEIYVDDMVAKSTKDRSHCDDLKEIFEQIRAYNMRLNPEKCAFGVQGGKFLGFMLTSRGIEANPEKCNAILNMTSPKTIKEVQQLAGRIAALSRFLPAVSSRSHLFFQTILKNKQFQWTPECETAFAELKTLLSSPPVLQRPEVGKPLYLYLFVSNHSISSALVIETGRIQQPVYFVSRIMQPTEQRYPKIEQLALALVVTARRLRHYFQSHTIVVRTNHPLRQILTKPELAGRLTKWSIELSEFDIQFQTRSALKAQVLADFITEMTPDDHIETWELHVDGASSREGSGAGIILKEGNKVVAEQALQFHFSASNNQAEYEALIAGLKLALSHKATNLTAHCDSLLVVQQIRGEFQVKDPLLEQYWLIANDLISNFSSFTILHVHREQNVRVDILSKLVATRADTQTSTLSQHTLTKPSIELLCIENINHLHDWRKPFLEYICTATIPRDELHPQQFKRKASFYTRISGELYRRGFSQPLLRCLDQDQAREVMNEVHEGVCGNHIGGRALAAKIIRTGYYWPTMKRDCIAKVKTCDKCQKHEAISTKPAEVLHSMEVSWPFHRWGVDILGHSQQHQDNSVEHPQTNGQAEAANRVVLQAIKKKLDNAKGEWAELIPEVLWSYNTTMHSTTGETPFKLVYGSEALIPIEVGLPTLRTELYDEQQNLRARSAELDLAKEDREIAAIKQRA